The DNA window GCCCGAGTGGGCCGCGCAGAAGGCCGCCGCGGCGCGTGAGCTTCGGCTCGCCGCCGAGCGGATCGCTACGCAGGTCACCGGGCAGGCAGGCCAGGCGGCCGCCGATTCCGTGTTCGCCGCGTGGCAGGCCGGCGCCGAGCAGGGGCTCGCGCAGCTTGCCGAACTCGGCGCGCTGTCACCTGAGCAGCTCGAGCAGCTCGCCGGCGTAGTGCCCGGAATGCAGGCGGCCGCCATCCTCGCCGCCGACCTCACCAGCCGACTCGAGGCGCTGCCGCTGCGCGTCTTGCGCTGGCAGCAGGACGCCTATCAAACGGCGGTCGCCGCCGCGGCGCCCGATCAGTTGCTCGGTACCGGCACGATCCACTCGGCGCAGCGCGCCGCGTGGGACCGGCTCGCCGCCCAAGGCGTGACCGGGTTCGTTGACCGCGCCGGCCGCGACTGGAATCTCGCGAGCTACGTCGAGATGGCCGTGCGCACCGCGACCGGGCGCGCGTGGAACGACGCGCACCTCGCCCGGATGGCCTCCGCCGGCGTCGAGCTGGTCACGATCACCCGCTCGCGCCATGCCTGCCGGCTCTGTACCCGCTGGGAAGGGCGGGTGTTGGCGCTGTCCGGCCCGGCCGGCGAGCGCCAGGTCGAGCACACCCTCACCGACGAGACGGTCACCGTCGACGTCGCCGCCACCGTCGAGCAGGCGCGGCTCGAGGGGCTCATGCACCCGAACTGTCGGCATCAGTTCGTGCCGTACCTGCCCGGGGTGACCAAGCTCGACGAGATCCGCGAGCACGACGCCAAGGCCGAGCAGGACCGCGAAGACCTGCGCGCGCTCGAGCGCAAGGTGCGCCGGAACAAGCGCAAGGCCGCGGCCGCGCTCACCGACGACGAGCGCCAGGCCGCCGAGCGCCGGGTGCGCGAGACGCAAGCCGAGATCCGCGAGCACGTGAAACGGACCGGGCTCAACCGCAAGCGCTACCGCGAGCAAATCAACCTCGGACACGGCGACCTCCGGGCCGCCGAGCGCCGGCGCGACCAGCTCGCCGACCAGGTCGCCGAGGGCAGCGCCGAGCAGAACCGGCTCGACGCCATCGCCGCCGAACAGGCCCGCCGGCGCGAGGCCGAGCAGCTCGCCGCCGAGCACGCCGAGCGCCAGGCCGCCGAACAGGCCGAGCGCGAAGCCTCCGAGGTGAACCTGCGGGAGCTGTCCGACGAGCAGCTCGCCGACCGGCTCGCCGAAGTCGGCGACGATGACGACGCGGTCGCCGCGGTGCTCGCCGAGCTGGACCGGCGCGAAGCCGACCAGCAGTACGCCGACGCGGTCGCCGACGACCCGGACGCCGAGAAGTGGGCCGAGGTAGACCGGCTCGTCGAGACAGGTCTCGACTACGAACAGGCGTACGCCGAGGTGTTCGACAAAGACGTCGAGAAGATGCGCCGCGAGGACGCCATCGCCCGACTTCGGCGCGAGGGCTACCGCGGCCGCGGGTTCGACGAACTCGCGCGCGCCGCGTACGCCGAGCGGCTCGAACGCGACTACTTCGCCGCCGAGGCCGCTACAAACGGGTTCCTGCTCACGCAGGAAGGCCAGCGCAACGGACTGGACCCGCGGAACCTGTGGCGTCAGAACGAGAACTACGCCCGCCGTTGGGCATCCGACGAGCTAAAGCAGTGGTGGGACGAAAACGGTAGGGTCACGTTCGACCAGTTCGCCGCCGAGTTGCTCGACGGCGGCAACGGAGAACGGTTCCGCACCGGGGGTGAGTCGTGGCTACAGTGACCGCCGAACAAGTCCGCGCCGCCCGGGAACAGGGTTACGCCGCTGGCTACGGTCTCGCGCCGCCGACGCCGAACCCTTACGCGCCAAGGCATACGCCCGAGTGGCTCAGCCCGCGAACGCCGGCCGAGCGCGCCCATCAGGAGAACGCCGAGCGGGGACCTCTCGCGATCGCGCGTGTGTGGCGACTGGCATATCAGGACGGGCAGGCGGCTTACGCGCGCGAACACTCCGAGACGAACTAGTCGGCTTGCACGAGGCTGTTACCGCTTCCGGGCATACCTGCGCGCCACTGTTCGATCTCGGGCACGCGCTCAGGGGCCCACCCGGGTACGTCGTCGATCTCGACGTCTGGCTCAGGGAACGGGTGCAGCGAGTCGACCGGGTACCGCTTGCGCCACTTGTTCACCGCCGAGCGGCTCACGCCGAGCCGCTCGCCGAGCGTTGCCGCTCCAATGAAACGACGACCGGGCGCCGCTGGTTCCTTCGCGGCGCCCGGCTTGGTGTCACGTCGCTTGTTCACGCGAGCACCACCCCGCCGAACAGCTCGTCGCGCACGTAAAACGACAGGGGGCCAACGGGTTCCGGCCACGCGAACGGCGTCGGCTTGGCGGCCGCGCGCTCAGCGGCGACCTCGGCGCACGCCTCCCAGATGTCGACCTGCCCCGGAACCTGGTCGGCGATGTGCTTGCGCAGCGCCTCGGCCTCGAGCAGCGGCCCGACCTCGAAAAGTGCCTGCATTTCGCTCCCTCTCCAAATGTCCGCGTTGTTGACACTCTATAGGCAATTCGTGGTGAGTGTCAACAACGCGGACACCTCCGTTTCCTCGGCCAGGCGCCGAGTTTCCCACCCCACGACCGCCCAGGAGGCAACCGTGTCCGCACCCATCACCCCGGCTAGTCCTGCCGGCGAGCCGTCCGGCACGGCCGGCGAACCGAATGCCACCGGCCAACCAGCCACCGGGGAGCAGGCACCGGCAACCGGCCAGCCGAGCGCGTCGGCACCGGCCGATCCGTCCGCGTCCGCGGATGAACTCGCGGCCCTCGAGCCGGCCACCCTGGCGAAGATGGTGCGCGACTTGCGCGCCGAGAACGCATCCGACCGCACGAGTGCGAAGACCAAGGCGGCCGACGAGGCGCGGCAGCAGCTCGCGCAGGACATCGGCAAAGCCCTCGGCTTGGTCGCCGGTGAGGATGACAAGGCCGACCCGGCCAAGCTCGCCGAGCAGGTCACCGCCGAACAGCAGCGCGCCCGCGCCGCCGCGGTCGAGCTGGCCGTGTTCAAGTCCGCCGGCCCGCTCGGCGCCGACCCTGCCGCACTGGTCGACTCGCGCGCGTTCCTGTCCGCGGTCGAGCAGCTCGACCCCACCGCGGCCGACTTCGCCGACAAGGTCGGCGCCGCGATCACCAAGGCCGTGACCGACAACCCGAAGTTGCGCGCCGCTGGCCAGGCGCCGCCGCGCAGCAGCGGACAGCACGCCGGCGGGACCGGCGGGAAACGCGCCGCGAAGTCGCTCACGGACGCCATTTCACGCCACTACGGCAACTGACCACTTAGGAGAGTCCCATGCCTGTGACCTTGGCGGAGGCCAAGAACAACGCACAGACCGACTACGACCC is part of the Amycolatopsis sp. CA-230715 genome and encodes:
- a CDS encoding phage minor capsid protein codes for the protein MPWEPPPGVDPADVIEQLAADILALYTQAEARLLGDIARRVRAGQDVPEWAAQKAAAARELRLAAERIATQVTGQAGQAAADSVFAAWQAGAEQGLAQLAELGALSPEQLEQLAGVVPGMQAAAILAADLTSRLEALPLRVLRWQQDAYQTAVAAAAPDQLLGTGTIHSAQRAAWDRLAAQGVTGFVDRAGRDWNLASYVEMAVRTATGRAWNDAHLARMASAGVELVTITRSRHACRLCTRWEGRVLALSGPAGERQVEHTLTDETVTVDVAATVEQARLEGLMHPNCRHQFVPYLPGVTKLDEIREHDAKAEQDREDLRALERKVRRNKRKAAAALTDDERQAAERRVRETQAEIREHVKRTGLNRKRYREQINLGHGDLRAAERRRDQLADQVAEGSAEQNRLDAIAAEQARRREAEQLAAEHAERQAAEQAEREASEVNLRELSDEQLADRLAEVGDDDDAVAAVLAELDRREADQQYADAVADDPDAEKWAEVDRLVETGLDYEQAYAEVFDKDVEKMRREDAIARLRREGYRGRGFDELARAAYAERLERDYFAAEAATNGFLLTQEGQRNGLDPRNLWRQNENYARRWASDELKQWWDENGRVTFDQFAAELLDGGNGERFRTGGESWLQ
- a CDS encoding helix-turn-helix domain-containing protein → MNKRRDTKPGAAKEPAAPGRRFIGAATLGERLGVSRSAVNKWRKRYPVDSLHPFPEPDVEIDDVPGWAPERVPEIEQWRAGMPGSGNSLVQAD